From the genome of Deltaproteobacteria bacterium:
GGCGCGGTGTCCGGAGCGTCGCCGCCGCCGCCGCTTGCGACCACATAGACCGCGACGGCCGCGGCGATCGCGACCGCCGCGACACCGATCCACAGCGCGGGGCCGGGGCCGGTCGCCGCCGCGGTGCCGCCCGCGACGCTCGCCCGCCGCGCCAGCGGGGACGGCGAAGTCGGCAACGCGCCGTGACACTTTGGGCACTTCGGATAACCCGGCACCACGCGGACGCCACAGTGCGGGCACGACTGCGGCTGCGCAGTCCCCGGCGGCCCCGCCCCCGGACCCGGCTCAGTCATTGCCCCGATTGTACCGAACGCGACCGCGCGGGGGCAAAACCCGCGCCGGACGGCGAGCTCCGAACGACGCCAAGGAGTCGCGTCAGGGCACCAGCTTGTAGCCGAGCCCGTAGACGGTCAGGATGTGCCGCGGGTTTTTCTGGTCGTCTTCGAGTTTGCGGCGCAGCTTGGCGACGAAGTTGTCCACCGTCCGATTGTTCGCCGACGGCTCGACGCCCCAGATCTTCTCGAGGATTTGATCGCGTGACACGGGCTGTTCCGCGCGCTCCCGCAGCAGCTTCAGTAGTTCCAGTTCGTAGAACGTCAGCCGGCGCGTCGTCTTTCCGCGGCGCATCGTGTGCTTGCGCGCGTCGATCGTCCAGTCGCCGACCCGAAACGTGTCGTCGACCGCGGCCATCCGCTCTTGACGGCGAAACAACGCGTGAATGCGGGCGATCAATTCCGCGATGCTGAACGGCTTCGTCACGTAGTCGTCGGCACCGACGTCGAACCCGCGGATCTTGTCCGATTCCTGTGCCTTGGCCGTGAGCATCATGATCGGAACGACGGGGTCGTCGGCGCGCAGCGCCTCGCACACGAGATAGCCGTTTTTGTCGGGCAGCATCAGGTCGAGCAACACCAGGTCCGGGCGAAAGTCGCGCGCGGCCTCGATCCCCTCTTGCCCCGTGGCCGCCGCGCGGACCGCGAACCCTTCGAACTCCAGTGCGTCGACCAGACCGCGGACGATGTCTGGTTCGTCCTCGATGATCAGGATGCGTTTGCGGTCATCCATGGCGTACCGGGATCCATATCGTAAACGTCGTGCCGTCGCGAGGCGAGCTGCGCACATCGACGGATCCCCCGTGCGCCTCGGCGATGTCCTTGACCAGCGCCAGCCCGATGCCCGAGCCGCGCGACGACTTGAGCCGAACCTGTTTCGACCGATAGAAGCGCTCGAAGATCCGCTTTTGCTCGTCGCGCGCGACCCCGGGGCCATAGTCGGCGACGGCCAGCGCGACGCCGTCGCCGTCGCGCGCGACCCGCACATCGAGGCGCTTTCCGTCCGCTGCGTATTTGATGGCGTTGTCGACCAGGTTGAGCACGGCCAAGGTCATCGCGTTTTCGTCGATCTCGACCGGCGGCAACCCCGGATCGACGTCGACGCGGAGCTCCATTCCGGCCTGGTCGAGCCGGTGGCGATAGATGTCGAGTGAACGTTCCACGACCTCGGCAAAATCCCCCTCGGCCATGTCATATACGCCTTTGCCGCGCTCGAGTCGGCTGAAATCGAGCACGTTGTCGATGAGGCGGCCGAGGCGCGTGCTCTCGCGCGCGATGACGCCGGCGTACTCGCGCGCCTGCTCGGGAGAAGTCGTCCGGCCCGTGTAGAGCATTTCGCCAAACATCTGAATGATCGAGATCGGCGTCTTGAGCTCGTGCGACACGTTCGAGATGAAGTCGCTCTTGAGGGCGTTGGCTCGCCGCGCGCTGCGCTCCGCCCACACGAGCCCAGCAATTCCGGCAAAGATGACGGCGACGGCGACGGCGATGAGCGCGACGTCCACGACGCGTCGCTTGCCGTGCGCGGCCGCCAACCCCGGCTCGCGCTGCGCGACGCGCAGCCGCCACTGCCGGAACGAGTCGGGGAAGCCCACCTCGACGATCTGGTCGGCCGGCACGCCGGTGAACGCGTAGCCGTACACGATGTCGCCGACCTCGTCCACGATCTGATACACG
Proteins encoded in this window:
- a CDS encoding DNA-binding response regulator, with product MDDRKRILIIEDEPDIVRGLVDALEFEGFAVRAAATGQEGIEAARDFRPDLVLLDLMLPDKNGYLVCEALRADDPVVPIMMLTAKAQESDKIRGFDVGADDYVTKPFSIAELIARIHALFRRQERMAAVDDTFRVGDWTIDARKHTMRRGKTTRRLTFYELELLKLLRERAEQPVSRDQILEKIWGVEPSANNRTVDNFVAKLRRKLEDDQKNPRHILTVYGLGYKLVP
- a CDS encoding sensor histidine kinase, translated to MRRRALFYALIVAVLVASAGLASLSLSLSRDVAERERRAILDTTRELALEKVLGVEAELAKSENAVFDAVDVSNLLDFQKKLAAERPAVETVLILSDRWEIIPDGFFTRRRSPASIEQFRERFRRDVLPHLRARPVGLDERARYHLTIDGRPYLFSVTRRVSGGRPVYVVVEVDLAYMVGTVFPQYFAVTGSPRVYQIVDEVGDIVYGYAFTGVPADQIVEVGFPDSFRQWRLRVAQREPGLAAAHGKRRVVDVALIAVAVAVIFAGIAGLVWAERSARRANALKSDFISNVSHELKTPISIIQMFGEMLYTGRTTSPEQAREYAGVIARESTRLGRLIDNVLDFSRLERGKGVYDMAEGDFAEVVERSLDIYRHRLDQAGMELRVDVDPGLPPVEIDENAMTLAVLNLVDNAIKYAADGKRLDVRVARDGDGVALAVADYGPGVARDEQKRIFERFYRSKQVRLKSSRGSGIGLALVKDIAEAHGGSVDVRSSPRDGTTFTIWIPVRHG